A single genomic interval of Cellvibrio sp. PSBB023 harbors:
- a CDS encoding DUF4380 domain-containing protein — translation MASIAPRYFSGTLCILLWFAPIAAQAEVERIQLTTEALTVDVTPAIGGRVLSLALKGQPNFLWVSDEVNKQPSPQVTPEAGNIGYMGHEVWVGPQSQWWQHQKLNSERRAAKAVWPPDPFLVLSGYTLLTQDAQQIHMQSPASPISGVMLQKHIAAVDNNPNQIQFKVNAQNIRDTSVAWDIWFNTRVPHTTAVYVPVAQESDVRIAQFTDDTFGPIAGELQDGLWSLDNSNSPSHKGRKGKVFVQPSQGWLAAFRDQQLLIIQFPLQSKAAIHPEQGQVELYQEFTNANIYPGLLELEVHAPYKTLAPKASMQASETWWLMPYHGEQTAVAQRAFLRSLSGL, via the coding sequence ATGGCCAGCATTGCGCCGCGTTATTTCTCCGGAACCTTGTGCATATTATTGTGGTTCGCGCCCATTGCCGCGCAGGCGGAAGTTGAACGCATCCAATTAACAACAGAAGCACTGACGGTTGATGTTACTCCCGCAATTGGTGGTCGCGTATTGTCGCTGGCGCTAAAAGGACAGCCCAATTTTTTGTGGGTGAGCGATGAAGTGAATAAGCAGCCCTCGCCGCAGGTGACACCCGAGGCAGGCAATATTGGCTACATGGGGCATGAAGTGTGGGTGGGGCCCCAGAGTCAGTGGTGGCAGCACCAGAAATTAAATAGCGAGCGCCGCGCGGCAAAGGCCGTGTGGCCACCAGATCCATTTCTGGTACTGTCTGGCTACACATTACTGACGCAGGATGCGCAGCAAATACACATGCAAAGCCCTGCCAGCCCTATCTCCGGAGTGATGCTGCAAAAGCATATTGCGGCGGTGGACAATAATCCCAATCAAATTCAGTTCAAGGTGAATGCACAAAATATCCGCGATACCAGTGTGGCGTGGGATATCTGGTTTAATACCCGTGTTCCGCACACAACGGCTGTTTATGTTCCTGTGGCGCAGGAAAGTGATGTGCGCATTGCACAATTTACTGATGACACCTTCGGGCCTATCGCCGGTGAACTACAGGATGGGTTGTGGTCTTTGGATAACAGCAATTCACCCAGCCATAAAGGGCGTAAGGGAAAAGTGTTTGTCCAGCCTTCGCAGGGGTGGCTAGCGGCTTTCCGTGACCAGCAGCTATTGATCATTCAATTCCCGCTACAGTCAAAAGCGGCAATCCACCCCGAGCAGGGGCAGGTTGAGCTGTATCAGGAATTTACCAACGCCAATATTTACCCTGGGCTGTTGGAGTTAGAAGTGCATGCGCCCTATAAAACACTTGCACCCAAGGCAAGCATGCAGGCCAGTGAAACCTGGTGGCTAATGCCGTATCACGGTGAACAAACGGCGGTAGCCCAACGCGCTTTTTTGCGCAGCCTCTCCGGCTTGTGA
- a CDS encoding TIGR02647 family protein, with protein sequence MPMSQELIAELKVLRLFDATTSQTGLKVHSDADPELIAATRRLHEKQLITLSDGGYLTPLGYESSVHLQNLLQILTSKPLL encoded by the coding sequence ATGCCAATGTCCCAGGAATTAATTGCTGAGTTGAAAGTATTGCGTTTATTTGATGCAACCACGAGCCAGACCGGACTCAAAGTGCATTCGGATGCAGATCCGGAATTGATCGCGGCGACCCGGCGCTTGCATGAAAAACAGTTAATTACCTTATCGGATGGTGGCTATTTAACACCATTGGGTTATGAGTCCTCTGTGCATTTGCAAAACTTGTTACAGATCCTGACTTCAAAACCCTTGTTGTAA
- a CDS encoding glycoside hydrolase family 6 protein, with translation MKMSLRKTLGVASLLSLSLAAASQAHAAVCSYTLNNEWNTGFQGTVSITNNGTTAINGWTVGWSYANNRITNSWNATLTGNNPYSASALNWNSTIQPGQSVTFGVQGNKNGSTAEIPTITGSVCSSVTSSSSVPTTSSSSAPSSTPRSSSSSVVSISSSSQASQCAAVSQCNWYGTLYPTCTTTVSGWGYENGKSCISTATCAAQPSPFGVVAGCGVTSSSATTSSAATSSSSSVRSSSSSILSSSSIATSPSSSSVASVSSSSVVSISSRSSSSLSSSSSSVTSAGPRMDNPFVGAQWYIDPIWSAKAMAETGGSKVANYNTAVWMDRIGAIAPTDGSWGLRDHLDAALDQNANVIQVVVYDLPNRDCHALASNGELTQGVEGTTRYRTEYVDVLASIFADPKYRSLRIIAIIEPDSLPNLVTNLSTPACQQAADATHGYVPNTRYTLSKFYPITNVYSYVDIGHSGWLGWTDNFGKAVTLIGDAIKGATGGVNSVAGFVSNTSGYTPLYEPFLDSLANSAFPGSGGGTQTRQAKFYEWNPHFSEVSFVTAWRNAMISAGFPSNIGMLVDTSRNGWGGANRPTAQSTSTVLDTFVDQSRIDRRAHRGNWCNQRGGVGERPQVAPVAGIDAYVWVKPPGESDGAASLELSYDPQDPAKGFDRNCDPTFTNASGTNTGAMPNAPVAGRWFSAGFKQLVDNAYPPLE, from the coding sequence ATGAAAATGTCACTACGCAAAACGCTCGGGGTAGCCTCGTTGCTAAGTTTGAGTCTGGCTGCCGCCAGCCAAGCGCACGCGGCAGTCTGCTCTTACACGCTCAACAATGAATGGAACACTGGCTTTCAAGGCACAGTGAGCATCACTAACAATGGCACAACTGCTATCAATGGCTGGACTGTGGGATGGAGTTATGCCAACAACCGCATTACCAACTCCTGGAATGCCACTCTCACAGGTAACAACCCTTACTCGGCCAGCGCCCTGAATTGGAACAGCACGATTCAACCGGGACAATCTGTAACCTTCGGCGTGCAGGGTAACAAAAACGGCAGCACTGCCGAGATCCCGACCATCACCGGCAGCGTCTGCTCCAGTGTAACCAGCAGCAGCTCGGTACCGACCACCTCATCCAGTTCAGCGCCAAGCAGCACACCGCGCTCCAGCTCATCGAGTGTGGTATCCATTTCCTCCAGCAGCCAGGCATCCCAGTGTGCAGCGGTATCGCAGTGCAACTGGTATGGCACCCTGTATCCAACCTGTACCACCACGGTCAGCGGTTGGGGTTATGAAAATGGCAAGAGCTGTATTTCTACCGCGACTTGTGCGGCACAGCCTTCTCCATTTGGTGTAGTGGCGGGTTGTGGTGTTACATCCAGCTCGGCAACGACCAGTTCAGCAGCGACTAGCTCGTCATCGTCTGTACGCTCGTCCAGCTCGTCTATTCTTTCATCCAGTTCGATTGCTACCTCGCCCTCTTCGTCCAGTGTGGCAAGCGTTTCATCGAGCAGTGTAGTGTCTATCAGCTCGCGCTCCAGTAGCTCCTTGTCCAGCAGCAGTTCCAGTGTGACAAGCGCTGGCCCACGCATGGATAACCCCTTCGTTGGCGCTCAGTGGTACATAGATCCTATCTGGTCTGCCAAAGCTATGGCCGAAACCGGTGGTTCTAAAGTAGCTAATTACAATACCGCAGTGTGGATGGATCGCATTGGCGCTATTGCACCAACCGATGGTAGCTGGGGTCTGCGCGACCACTTGGATGCAGCATTGGATCAAAACGCCAATGTAATCCAAGTAGTAGTCTATGACCTGCCTAACCGTGATTGCCACGCGTTGGCGTCTAATGGTGAATTGACGCAAGGCGTTGAAGGTACTACCCGCTATCGCACCGAATATGTTGATGTGTTGGCCTCCATTTTCGCTGATCCTAAATACCGCTCACTGCGCATTATTGCGATCATCGAACCTGACTCACTGCCTAATCTGGTCACCAACCTAAGCACACCGGCGTGTCAACAAGCTGCCGATGCGACCCACGGTTATGTGCCCAATACCCGCTATACCCTGAGCAAGTTCTATCCGATTACCAACGTTTACTCTTATGTTGATATCGGCCACTCAGGCTGGTTGGGCTGGACTGACAATTTTGGTAAGGCCGTTACCCTGATTGGCGATGCGATCAAAGGAGCAACTGGCGGAGTGAATTCTGTAGCTGGCTTTGTATCCAACACCTCTGGTTACACTCCACTGTACGAACCCTTCCTGGACTCATTGGCTAATAGCGCCTTCCCAGGCAGCGGCGGCGGCACCCAAACCCGTCAAGCCAAGTTCTACGAATGGAACCCGCATTTTAGTGAAGTTTCCTTCGTGACAGCCTGGCGCAATGCCATGATCTCTGCTGGTTTCCCATCCAACATCGGCATGCTGGTAGATACCTCTCGCAACGGCTGGGGTGGCGCTAACCGTCCAACCGCACAATCAACCAGCACAGTGCTGGATACCTTTGTTGACCAGTCGCGCATTGACCGTCGTGCCCATCGCGGCAACTGGTGTAACCAACGCGGTGGCGTGGGTGAACGACCACAAGTAGCGCCGGTTGCAGGTATCGATGCTTATGTATGGGTGAAACCGCCAGGTGAATCAGATGGTGCAGCCTCACTGGAGCTCTCTTACGACCCACAAGATCCTGCCAAAGGCTTTGATCGCAACTGTGATCCAACCTTTACCAATGCATCTGGCACCAACACAGGCGCTATGCCCAATGCGCCGGTTGCTGGTCGCTGGTTCTCGGCAGGGTTCAAGCAATTGGTGGATAACGCTTACCCACCATTGGAATAA
- a CDS encoding PhoX family phosphatase, which produces MTNHTIYEIDNSGIEPMRNTSNNPTFDQIVSQRRQFLKGSLSTAVAAFMGVNLVACGGDSNNNSNSSSSSSSSSSSANSSSSSSSSSSTAPLLGFAAIATNRNDAISVPAGYSATAFVPWGTPLTGTMPAYKPDGSNSGADQEQQVGAHHDGVYFFPMDAKTTHTNSSEGLLVMNHEYLDPNLFHPNGATLGETRPADEVRKEIAGHGVSVIHIRKNGSNWEVVNGSPFNRRITGATPMDIRGPAAGSAKLATKYSPNGTATRGTLNNCGMGATPWNTYLTAEENWAGYFVNKDATQPREHKEYSVGTKNGRYYWELADSGADEYIRFDASTKGATALDDYRNEPNTFGWMVEIDPFDPEGRPQKRTALGRFGHEGVIFAPAVEGQPVVCYSGDDSTNEYIYKFVSTDNYHKATAGGYLLNSGVLYAAKFNADGTGEWLPLDITNSDFTAKAATAGVTFADQADVLINTRLAADIMGATKMDRPEWGAVHPDTGEVYFTLTNNTGRTTTDAANPRPNNTTGHIIRWREIANNPRGFNWDIFLLGGDVGTTTGSGSNAVALTAENHFASPDGLLIDTRGVAWIQTDMSGSQQSDGPFGNNQMLAADPVTKEVKRFFVGPVDAEVTGVTLTPDLKTMFVNIQHPGDRSTPSSFTSHWPEGGTARPRSATVIVTKNDGGIIGT; this is translated from the coding sequence ATGACTAACCATACTATTTATGAGATCGACAACTCCGGCATAGAGCCAATGCGCAACACTTCCAACAACCCGACCTTTGATCAAATCGTGAGCCAGCGCCGTCAGTTTTTGAAGGGCAGCCTGAGCACAGCGGTGGCGGCGTTTATGGGCGTGAACCTGGTAGCCTGTGGTGGCGACAGCAACAATAACAGCAACTCAAGCTCCTCTTCTTCCAGCTCAAGTTCAAGCGCCAACTCGTCAAGCTCCAGTTCGTCATCGTCCTCAACGGCGCCACTGCTTGGCTTTGCCGCCATCGCCACCAACCGGAACGATGCGATTAGTGTTCCGGCCGGTTATTCAGCTACCGCTTTTGTCCCCTGGGGCACGCCGCTGACCGGCACCATGCCAGCCTATAAGCCTGATGGCAGCAACAGCGGTGCTGATCAGGAGCAACAAGTTGGCGCGCACCACGACGGCGTTTACTTTTTCCCGATGGACGCCAAAACCACACACACCAACTCCAGCGAAGGCCTGTTGGTGATGAACCACGAATACCTGGACCCAAACCTGTTCCACCCCAATGGCGCAACCCTGGGCGAGACACGTCCCGCCGATGAAGTACGCAAGGAAATTGCCGGCCATGGCGTAAGCGTGATTCATATCCGCAAAAACGGCAGCAATTGGGAAGTGGTTAACGGCAGCCCATTCAACCGTCGCATTACCGGCGCAACACCAATGGATATCCGCGGCCCGGCAGCTGGCTCTGCCAAGTTGGCTACCAAATACAGCCCTAACGGCACAGCAACCCGCGGCACCCTGAACAACTGTGGCATGGGCGCCACGCCCTGGAATACTTACCTGACTGCCGAAGAAAACTGGGCTGGCTATTTTGTAAATAAGGATGCAACCCAGCCACGGGAACACAAGGAGTACAGCGTAGGCACTAAAAATGGCCGTTATTACTGGGAATTGGCTGACTCAGGTGCCGATGAATACATCCGTTTTGATGCGTCCACCAAAGGCGCAACAGCGCTGGATGATTATCGCAACGAGCCAAACACCTTTGGCTGGATGGTAGAAATCGACCCCTTTGACCCGGAAGGCCGCCCACAAAAACGTACTGCCCTTGGCCGCTTCGGGCATGAAGGGGTGATTTTTGCACCAGCGGTAGAAGGCCAACCGGTTGTCTGCTACTCCGGCGATGACTCCACTAACGAGTACATTTACAAGTTTGTCTCCACCGACAACTATCACAAAGCCACCGCCGGCGGTTATTTGTTGAATAGCGGCGTGCTCTATGCGGCTAAGTTTAATGCCGATGGCACAGGTGAGTGGCTGCCACTGGATATCACTAATAGCGACTTCACAGCCAAAGCCGCCACCGCCGGTGTGACATTTGCCGATCAAGCTGATGTGTTGATTAATACCCGCCTCGCAGCCGATATCATGGGTGCCACCAAAATGGATCGCCCTGAGTGGGGCGCAGTACACCCCGACACAGGCGAAGTTTATTTTACCCTTACCAACAACACTGGTCGCACCACGACCGATGCCGCCAACCCACGTCCCAATAACACTACCGGCCACATTATTCGCTGGCGTGAAATCGCCAATAATCCTCGCGGTTTTAACTGGGATATTTTCCTGTTGGGCGGCGATGTTGGCACCACCACTGGTAGCGGTAGCAATGCCGTGGCACTGACCGCAGAGAATCACTTTGCCAGCCCCGATGGTTTGTTAATCGACACCCGTGGTGTGGCCTGGATTCAAACCGACATGAGCGGTTCACAGCAATCCGATGGCCCCTTTGGTAATAACCAAATGTTAGCTGCGGACCCAGTCACCAAAGAAGTGAAACGCTTTTTTGTTGGCCCGGTAGATGCAGAAGTCACCGGTGTGACGCTGACTCCTGATCTCAAAACCATGTTCGTGAATATCCAACACCCCGGCGACCGTTCTACGCCATCCAGCTTCACCAGCCACTGGCCCGAAGGCGGCACCGCTCGCCCACGCTCAGCCACCGTTATTGTGACCAAAAATGATGGTGGCATTATCGGCACCTAA
- a CDS encoding HDOD domain-containing protein: protein MQSVQPDYSIYRSLVSELLAGNEQLPSLPAITFEIRSALEQSDLSMVELSKLLAKDPSLSAILLKYASSPLIGSQNPPQTMLEVVRLLGMNQVERITMVHSIKSLFSVHSFKHKRLFVEAWRRMALKASLSTFIAKHVGKVVPDQVLMAALLSEVGTLAVLSAFKKSEQTPDLSVYVALCREYAKSLGVITLKKWQVDSQYLSVVQNIGNWSGESPGAINLSDIINLGLYHSLKLSQAKNDLPPIAELTAYKKLEAPENSVVAGGLTLVMTNVQEIRIVAKSLF from the coding sequence GTGCAGTCCGTTCAACCTGATTATTCAATCTATCGCAGCTTGGTTAGCGAATTACTGGCAGGCAATGAGCAATTGCCCAGCTTGCCTGCTATCACTTTTGAAATTCGCAGCGCTCTGGAACAGTCCGATTTATCCATGGTGGAGCTGAGTAAGCTGCTCGCCAAGGATCCATCCCTATCGGCCATTTTGCTTAAATATGCATCAAGCCCGTTGATTGGCAGCCAAAACCCGCCGCAAACCATGTTGGAAGTGGTTCGCCTGTTGGGGATGAATCAGGTCGAACGAATTACCATGGTTCACTCTATCAAGAGTTTGTTTTCTGTTCACTCCTTTAAACACAAACGTCTGTTTGTGGAAGCTTGGCGGCGGATGGCGCTCAAGGCAAGTTTGAGCACCTTTATTGCCAAGCATGTGGGTAAAGTGGTTCCTGATCAGGTATTAATGGCTGCGCTCCTGAGTGAAGTTGGAACCTTGGCTGTGCTATCGGCGTTTAAAAAGAGTGAGCAAACGCCGGACTTGTCGGTTTATGTTGCTCTCTGCCGTGAATATGCAAAATCGCTGGGTGTTATTACCCTCAAAAAATGGCAAGTAGATAGTCAATACCTGAGTGTGGTGCAAAACATCGGTAATTGGTCGGGCGAGAGCCCGGGTGCGATCAACCTCAGCGATATTATTAATTTAGGCTTGTATCATTCCCTGAAACTCAGTCAGGCAAAAAACGATTTGCCTCCTATCGCTGAATTAACGGCGTACAAAAAATTGGAGGCGCCGGAAAATTCTGTGGTGGCGGGTGGCCTCACATTGGTGATGACTAATGTGCAAGAAATTCGCATAGTGGCCAAAAGTTTGTTCTAA
- a CDS encoding glycosyl hydrolase has product MKLSHLKRCGFAVLLGIGVAAAPWASAQTANCKYVVSNAWGSGATASIEITNTGTSTLSGWTVGWSYVNNRITSSWNATLSGTNPYTASNVAWNGTIQPGQTVSFGVQVNTNGAVETPVITGAICRGSSSSPSSSLAPSSASRSSVVSSSSSSVVPASSSSSRVASSASSTCTASASQCNWYGTLYPSCVTTTSGWGYENGKSCIANSTCVAQPSPFGLVAGCGVSSSAVTSTSSSVLSSSRSSSSSSALSSSLRSSVSSSSSSSAPSGVIPNATASGWPYCRSADSDPDGDGWGWENSYSCIVYGSAADSGVGNFSYCMIGASKLNLCATDNGSWGFQAGQVCLSTSMCPGKGSGIQAPARTAPVNANANATTRSVFSYLQSIWGNYMLSGQQDLTWQDNIDQYQRVINDTGRAPAIMGYDFMNYGLWAGNPGLAQTEEAITHWNRGGLVTFAWHWRDPNASNNTIGEFYTADTAFSIPLANGQLNTASASFANMEADIALIAAELQKLEDAGVTVLWRPLHEASGGWFWWGRSDRTDGIPAAYAQVVLWRHLYDRLTNYYGLNNLIWVWNGQSAAWYPGDAYVDIVSHDIYDGNRNYESQASVYNMAKAYPQERKMVALSENSNIPDPDLMAQDNAWWLYFVVWNDTDTAEGVTSSSNFWTGEYYNTQAHKVHVYNHERVITLDELPDF; this is encoded by the coding sequence ATGAAACTTTCCCATCTCAAACGCTGTGGCTTTGCCGTCCTTCTGGGGATTGGTGTGGCCGCAGCGCCTTGGGCCTCAGCCCAAACGGCGAACTGTAAATATGTCGTGAGCAATGCCTGGGGTAGTGGCGCAACAGCCAGTATCGAGATCACCAACACGGGCACCTCTACCTTGAGCGGCTGGACGGTGGGTTGGTCATATGTGAATAACCGCATTACCAGCAGTTGGAATGCCACATTGTCGGGAACTAACCCCTACACGGCATCTAACGTAGCATGGAATGGGACGATTCAGCCGGGGCAAACCGTTTCCTTTGGTGTGCAGGTAAATACCAACGGCGCAGTAGAGACACCGGTTATTACCGGTGCGATTTGTAGGGGTAGCAGTTCGTCCCCATCATCCAGCCTGGCGCCTTCAAGCGCTTCTCGCTCCAGTGTAGTGTCCAGTAGTTCCTCTTCCGTTGTGCCAGCGTCATCCTCATCGAGCCGGGTGGCATCGTCGGCGTCTTCCACTTGTACGGCTAGCGCATCCCAATGTAATTGGTATGGCACTTTGTATCCGTCTTGTGTCACCACAACCAGTGGCTGGGGATACGAAAACGGCAAGAGCTGCATTGCCAATAGCACCTGTGTGGCACAGCCATCGCCTTTTGGCCTTGTGGCCGGCTGCGGTGTGTCATCCAGTGCCGTCACCAGTACATCGTCTTCGGTCTTGTCATCCAGTCGGTCATCCAGCTCTAGCAGTGCCTTATCAAGCAGCCTGCGCTCCAGTGTATCCAGCAGCAGTTCCAGTAGCGCCCCAAGCGGTGTTATTCCCAATGCCACTGCCAGTGGCTGGCCTTATTGCCGCTCTGCGGATTCCGATCCGGATGGCGATGGTTGGGGCTGGGAAAACAGCTATTCCTGTATCGTCTATGGCTCAGCCGCTGACTCGGGGGTAGGGAATTTCTCTTACTGCATGATTGGTGCCTCCAAATTGAATCTGTGTGCCACGGATAACGGTAGTTGGGGTTTCCAGGCGGGACAGGTGTGTTTGTCTACCAGTATGTGTCCAGGTAAGGGCAGTGGAATCCAGGCACCGGCTCGCACAGCACCGGTTAATGCCAATGCAAATGCAACGACCAGGTCAGTATTTAGTTACCTGCAATCTATCTGGGGCAATTACATGCTCTCCGGCCAGCAAGATTTAACCTGGCAGGACAATATCGACCAGTACCAGCGGGTGATTAACGACACCGGCCGTGCTCCGGCAATCATGGGGTACGACTTCATGAACTACGGCTTGTGGGCCGGAAACCCCGGTCTGGCACAGACAGAAGAGGCGATAACGCACTGGAATCGCGGTGGCTTGGTGACCTTTGCCTGGCACTGGCGCGATCCTAATGCCAGCAATAACACTATTGGTGAGTTCTACACGGCGGATACCGCTTTCAGCATCCCGCTTGCCAACGGCCAGTTGAACACCGCCAGTGCCAGCTTTGCCAATATGGAAGCGGATATCGCACTGATCGCCGCCGAATTACAAAAATTGGAAGATGCTGGCGTCACTGTATTGTGGCGCCCACTGCACGAGGCTTCGGGTGGCTGGTTCTGGTGGGGTCGCAGTGATCGCACCGATGGTATTCCAGCCGCTTATGCGCAAGTTGTGTTGTGGCGTCATCTGTACGATCGCCTGACCAATTACTATGGTTTGAATAACCTGATTTGGGTGTGGAATGGCCAGAGTGCGGCCTGGTATCCGGGTGATGCTTATGTGGATATCGTCAGTCACGATATTTATGACGGCAATCGTAATTACGAGTCGCAAGCATCGGTTTACAACATGGCGAAAGCCTATCCACAGGAGCGCAAAATGGTCGCGTTGAGCGAAAACAGCAATATTCCCGACCCTGACCTGATGGCGCAAGACAACGCCTGGTGGTTGTATTTTGTGGTGTGGAATGACACGGATACGGCGGAAGGTGTAACCAGCTCCAGTAACTTCTGGACTGGCGAGTACTACAACACCCAAGCACACAAGGTGCATGTATATAACCACGAGCGGGTGATAACGCTGGATGAGTTACCGGATTTTTAA
- a CDS encoding glycoside hydrolase family 9 protein, which translates to MKKSFKNNEQEFARALSVKRTPLYQLIGTGLLTLAALNAQAEVGNPRVNQLGYLPTGAKTATYKTNQTSAQTWQLRQNGTVIASGQTQPRGTDAASGDNLHNIDLSAVNATGTGFTLSVGGDTSYNFAISNTALKGALYDSLKYFYHNRSGIAIETQYTGGGNGSFASQSKWSRPAGHLNIGANKGDINVPCWSGTCNYSLNVSKGWYDAGDHGKYVVNGGISVWTLLNLYERDTHLSSNGSLVGDGKLNIPESANGIADVLDEARWQMEFLLAMQVPVGQAKAGMVHHKMHDVGWTGFPLAPHEDPQQRALVPPSTAATLNLAATAAQCARIWQDIDSGFAATCLSAATRAWDAAQANPNDIYSGNYDNGGGGYGDANVSDEFYWAAAELYITTGNSKYLSTINNFVITRNDLGWADTELAGLISLAMVPTSHTSSLRASARQKIITIADANLVTQNASGYPAPLSTLEYYWGSNGAVANKLILMGLAYDFTGNDNYAKGVGKGLNYFFGQNTLSTSFVTGSGTKAVTQPHHRFWSNAISANYPAPPPGALSGGPNAGLEDSTSVSLLGGCQSRPATCWADNINAYAVNEITINWNAPLAWNLAFYNDYAQGNNGSNSSSSIAVSSSSQATSSSSVSSSSSSVAVTSSSSSISSSRSSSVASSLGAQQCNWYGTLYPLCVTTTSGWGYENNRSCISASTCSGQPAPFGIVGGGGSSTATSSVASSRPLSSSSSSVRSSTPASSSIPASSSSSVASVGTGGKCQYLVSNEWNNGFTATVRITNTGSSAINGWTVNWSYSDGTRITNSWNASLSGNNPYTASNLNWNGTIPAGQSVEIGFQGNKGSNAAAQIPVVSGAVCN; encoded by the coding sequence ATGAAAAAATCCTTCAAAAATAATGAGCAAGAATTCGCGCGCGCCCTATCGGTTAAACGCACACCACTCTATCAGTTGATTGGAACCGGATTATTAACACTAGCGGCACTCAATGCCCAGGCCGAAGTAGGCAATCCGCGGGTAAACCAATTGGGGTATCTGCCGACAGGCGCCAAAACGGCGACCTACAAAACCAACCAGACCAGCGCACAAACCTGGCAGCTCAGACAAAATGGCACAGTGATCGCCAGCGGCCAAACACAGCCTCGCGGTACTGACGCGGCGAGCGGCGACAACCTGCACAACATCGACCTGTCGGCAGTAAATGCAACAGGCACCGGCTTTACCCTGAGTGTTGGCGGCGACACCAGTTATAACTTTGCGATATCCAATACCGCCCTCAAAGGCGCACTTTATGATTCACTGAAATACTTCTACCACAACCGCAGCGGCATCGCGATTGAGACCCAATATACCGGTGGTGGCAACGGCTCTTTTGCCAGTCAAAGCAAGTGGTCACGCCCGGCGGGCCATTTGAATATCGGCGCCAATAAAGGCGATATCAATGTGCCCTGCTGGAGCGGCACCTGTAATTACTCGTTGAATGTAAGCAAAGGCTGGTACGACGCGGGTGATCACGGTAAATACGTGGTCAATGGCGGTATTTCTGTCTGGACACTGTTAAACCTGTACGAGCGCGACACTCACCTGAGCAGCAATGGCAGTTTGGTGGGCGATGGCAAGCTGAATATCCCGGAAAGTGCCAACGGCATTGCTGATGTGCTGGATGAAGCGCGCTGGCAAATGGAGTTTTTGCTGGCAATGCAAGTGCCCGTTGGCCAAGCCAAAGCAGGCATGGTGCACCACAAAATGCATGATGTAGGCTGGACCGGATTTCCGCTGGCACCCCATGAAGATCCACAGCAGCGCGCGCTGGTTCCGCCCTCGACTGCCGCGACCCTGAATTTAGCAGCCACTGCTGCCCAGTGTGCGCGGATTTGGCAAGACATCGATTCCGGTTTTGCCGCAACCTGTCTTAGTGCTGCAACTCGCGCTTGGGATGCCGCCCAAGCCAACCCCAATGATATTTACAGCGGTAACTATGACAACGGTGGCGGCGGTTATGGCGATGCCAATGTCAGCGATGAGTTTTATTGGGCCGCTGCCGAGCTGTACATCACCACCGGCAATAGCAAATACCTGAGCACCATAAACAACTTTGTTATCACTCGTAACGATCTGGGTTGGGCTGATACTGAACTGGCAGGGTTAATCTCACTGGCGATGGTTCCCACTTCACACACCAGTAGTTTGCGCGCCAGTGCACGCCAGAAAATTATCACCATCGCCGACGCCAATCTCGTCACCCAAAATGCATCCGGCTATCCCGCGCCCCTATCAACCCTCGAATACTATTGGGGTTCTAATGGTGCGGTAGCGAATAAACTGATCCTGATGGGGCTTGCCTATGATTTCACCGGCAATGACAACTACGCGAAGGGTGTAGGCAAAGGACTGAACTATTTCTTTGGTCAAAATACCCTGTCCACGTCCTTTGTTACCGGCTCAGGCACCAAAGCGGTCACCCAGCCACACCATCGCTTCTGGTCTAATGCCATTAGCGCGAACTACCCTGCTCCGCCACCCGGTGCACTTTCCGGAGGCCCTAACGCCGGGCTTGAGGACAGTACGTCGGTTTCATTGCTGGGGGGGTGCCAGTCCAGACCTGCCACTTGCTGGGCGGATAACATTAATGCTTATGCCGTTAATGAAATTACGATTAACTGGAACGCGCCACTGGCGTGGAACCTGGCGTTTTATAACGACTATGCACAGGGCAACAATGGCAGCAACAGCTCATCCAGCATTGCGGTCAGCAGTTCGTCCCAAGCGACAAGTTCTTCCAGTGTGAGCAGTAGCTCATCCAGCGTGGCAGTGACGTCAAGCTCGTCCAGCATCAGCAGCAGCCGCTCGTCATCGGTTGCCTCCAGCCTTGGGGCACAGCAATGCAACTGGTATGGCACCCTCTACCCCTTGTGTGTCACCACCACCTCGGGCTGGGGTTATGAAAACAACAGAAGCTGTATCTCCGCCAGTACCTGCAGCGGCCAGCCAGCACCTTTTGGCATAGTCGGCGGCGGTGGTAGCAGCACAGCAACAAGCAGTGTCGCCAGCAGCAGGCCGCTATCGTCTTCCTCCAGCTCTGTGCGCTCCTCAACACCGGCCAGCTCCTCAATTCCAGCTAGTTCATCCAGCTCCGTTGCCAGTGTCGGGACAGGCGGTAAATGCCAGTATCTGGTAAGCAACGAGTGGAACAATGGGTTTACCGCCACAGTGCGGATTACCAACACAGGTAGCAGCGCAATCAATGGCTGGACAGTGAATTGGAGCTATAGTGATGGCACCAGGATCACCAACAGCTGGAATGCAAGCCTGAGCGGCAATAATCCTTACACCGCCAGCAACCTGAACTGGAATGGCACCATTCCAGCCGGTCAATCGGTGGAGATAGGCTTCCAAGGCAATAAAGGCAGCAACGCGGCGGCACAAATTCCAGTCGTCAGCGGTGCGGTTTGTAATTGA